Proteins encoded in a region of the Kwoniella shivajii chromosome 3, complete sequence genome:
- a CDS encoding tRNA pseudouridine(55) synthase, whose product MPKALTTPTLPLNGLFPIAKPSGPSSMKVIDAITPLLLESKLFDDPERRRHAKGQSKRKKNTTHMGLKIGQGGTLDPLADGVLVIGVNRGTKHLNKYLECTKQYESIGLLGCMTTSMDSEDPVLSTAAWEHVTREDIEKVLDRFRGEIDQVPPIFSALKMDGKHLYEYARESKPLPRPIPTRKCTVSIELIDFRPASINPGDGGHEYRWPDKRLSEEEKKVFRKLTDIVSAAGTEPGKPKGQHEPSTTAAPSTAPSTTTTKTEEEEATDGKSEVKTESFVPDLEKPDYPEVSPINGLRPPTFKVRMTVSSGTYVRSIVHDVGVALGCGAHVVELTRTRQGEFSLYGDEQALSEITTAEEDKLEGVEEVTGPTGGSIPWSVWERALAEREKSIATEKQEREEAMMSGASAEEMHTNWSQEAIRQRRHQGEHKEWETEVLRRFVTVPVPLSGGHGWRE is encoded by the exons ATGCCAAAAGCACTCACAACACCTACATTACCTCTTAACGGGTTATTCCCAATTGCCAAGCCTTCAGGTCCAAGCTC gatgaaagtgattgatGCTATCACTCCGTTATTGCTTGAATCAAAGCTTTTCGATGATccagaaagaagaagacatgcAAAAGGCCAATCtaagagaaagaagaatacaACTCATATGGGTCTGAAAATCGGTCAAGGTGGTACATTAGATCCTCTAGCTGATGGTGTACTGG TGATCGGTGTGAATAGAGGTACGAAACATCTTAACAAGTACCTGGAATGTACAAAG CAATACGAGAGTATCGGACTTTTAGGATGTATGACCACTTCTATGGATTCAGAGGATCCTGTATTATCTACCGCAGCATGGGAACATGTCACTCGTGAAGATATAGAGAAAGTGCTAGATAGATTTCGAGGAGAAATAGATCAAGTACCTCCAAT cttttcagctttgaaaaTGGATGGTAAACATTTATATGAATATGCGAGAGAATCAAAACCGTTACCTAGACCAATCCCAACACGTAAATGCACAGTCTCAATTGAACTTATAGATTTTAGACCAGCTTCAATAAATCCAGGAGATGGAGGACATGAATATCGATGGCCTGATAAAcgattatcagaagaagagaaaaaggtattCAGGAAATTGACCGATATCGTATCTGCCGCTGGAACTGAACCTGGTAAACCAAAAGGTCAGCATgaaccatcaacaacagcagcacCATCGACAGCGCCATCGACAACGACGACGaaaacggaagaagaagaggctaCAGATGGAAAATCAGAAGTCAAGACTGAATCGTTCGTGCCGGATTTAGAAAAGCCTGATTATCCAGAAGTTTCTCCTATAAATGGATTAAGACCACCGACGTTCAAAGTCAGAATGACAGTCTCAAGTGGAACTTATGTTAGATCAATCGTACATGATGTTGGAGTAGCTTTAGGATGTGGTGCACATGTAGTGGAACTTACTCGAACAAGACAAGGTGAATTTTCGTTGTATGGTGACGAGCAAGCTCTTTCGGAAATCACTACAGCAGAGGAAGATAAGCTAgaaggagtagaagaagttACTGGACCTACGGGCGGATCAATACCTTGGTCAGTATGGGAGAGGGCTCTggctgaaagagagaagagtaTAGCTACAGAGaaacaagaaagagaagaagcgaTGATGTCAGGGGCTAGTGCAGAAGAAATGCATACGAATTGGTCACAAGAGGCTATCAGACAAAGAAGACATCAAGGGGAACATAAAGAGTGGGAGACTGAAGTGCTGAGAAGATTTGTAACGGTTCCCGTACCTCTGAGTGGTGGACATGGATGGAGGGAGTAG
- a CDS encoding glycine dehydrogenase — translation MSINIVRRSNRLLVGGSKPRCFTTSIRALRPFPTTPKQSSTTAVQPHPKPPSTSFHPVKTSIFTPLDTFLPRHLGPRQSDVESMLSTLGYKSMDEFVDDTIPRGIRTDKLTDKEDDGNGIRPFSELELARRVGEVASLNKPMKSYIGMGYHNAIVPPVIQRNVLENPAWYTAYTPYSPEQSQGRLESLVNFQTVAISLTGLPIANASLLDEATAAGEAMAMCLASVPKNKLSKGKKVFLVSPSVAPQTIAVLETRASGFGIELKVAESNETFVEEVAKLGEEKLMGALVQYPDVNGAIGDWAEVASKVKSTGAKMVVASDLLALTMLKPPGEWGADIVCGNSQRFGVPVGYGGPHAAFFACTDDMKRKMPGRLVGLSKDSRGLPAYRLALQTREQHIRREKATSNVCTAQALLANMTAMYAVYHGPEGLRQIAGKVHSLTRILSESLSSLGFTTVNKTYFDTLTIDVSTAGLTAAQVHEESVKAAINFRSIDEKTIGITLDESVGPLDLTDIVNVFYRAKGEHTIDPENLEQLAQKLELTSESVNSPIANLARSSKFLTQPVFNKHHSETHMLRYMMHLQEKDYSLVHGMIPLGSCTMKLNSTSSMVPLSWKEFGGIHPFAPRDQVKGYEILIKELEDDLSLVTGYDATSVQPNSGASGEYAGLKVIQAYHESKGEGHRDICLIPLSAHGTNPASAAMVGYKVVPIKALNDGSLDLVDLKEKAEKHKDNLASFMVTYPSTFGVFEEGIEEACQIVHDNGGQVYVDGANCNSLVGLTSLGRVGGDVSHTNLHKTFSIPHGGGGPGVGPISCKSHLAPFLPTHPLIATGGSTPIPAVSAAPFGSASINTISWAYIKMLGGEGLTEVSKIALLNANYIAERLRPYYNVRYSNKNGRVAHECLVDLAEFEKSAGLKVPDFSKRLQDYSFHPPTAQWPTSTCWLIEPTESESKQELDRFIDALISIRKEVDEIVSGDQPKDNNVFKNAPHPLSLLTEDKWDRPYSREKAVFPVSSLRRNKFWPTVGRVDDAAGDLNLICECGSVEEYA, via the exons ATGTCAATCAACATCGTAAGAAGGTCCAATCGATTACTGGTTGGTGGTAGTAAACCAAGATGTTTCACTACTTCCATACGTGCTCTTCGACCTTTCCCCACCACACCTAAACAATCTTCCACGACAGCGGTACAACCTCATCCTAAaccaccatcaacatcattccATCCTGTAAAAACATCCATTTTCACTCCGTTAGATACCTTCTTACCTCGTCATCTTGGTCCTCGTCAATCAGATGTTGAGTCCATGTTATCCACCCTCGGGTATAAATCAATGGACGAATTCGTCGATGATACGATCCCACGAGGTATCAGAACTGATAAATTAACCGATAAGGAAGATGACGGAAATGGTATACGTCCTTTTAGTGAACTTGAACTAGCAAGAAGAGTTGGAGAAGTAGCTAGTTTAAATAAACCTATGAAGAGTTACATCGGTATGGG ATATCACAATGCAATTGTGCCGCCTGTCATCCAGAGAAAT GTTCTCGAAAACCCCGCTTGGTACACCGCCTACACACCTTACTCGCCCGAACAATCTCAAGGTCGACTTGAATCACTCGTCAATTTCCAAACCGTTGCAATCTCCCTTACCGGTCTTCCAATCGCCAATGCATCTTTACTTGACGAAGCTACTGCCGCGGGAGAAGCGATGGCCATGTGTCTCGCTTCTGTACCCAAGAACAAACTTTCGAAAGGCAAGAAGGTATTCCTAGTTTCACCCTCTGTCGCACCCCAGACTATCGCTGTTCTCGAAACCAGAGCCAGTGGATTTGGAATCGAATTAAAAGTTGCTGAGAGTAACGAAACTTTCGTTGAGGAAGTTGCTAAATtaggagaagagaaacttATGGGTGCTCTAGTTCAATATCCAGATGTTAACGGTGCTATCGGAGATTGGGCCGAGGTAGCTTCAAAAGTAAAGAGCACAGGTGCCAAAATGGTAGTTGCAAGTGATTTATTAGCTTTGACTATGCTTAAACCTCCTGGAGAATGGGGCGCGGACATCGTCTGCGGTAATTCCCAACGATTCG GTGTTCCCGTTGGATATGGTGGTCCTCACGCTGCATTCTTCGCCTGTACAGACGATATGAAGCGAAAAATGCCCGGTCGATTGGTTGGTTTGAGTAAAGATTCCAGAGGTCTCCCTGCATATCGATTAGCCCTGCAAA CTCGAGAACAACACATCCGACGAGAGAAAGCAACTTCCAATGTCTGTACCGC TCAAGCACTCCTCGCCAATATGACCGCTATGTACGCCGTCTACCATGGTCCTGAAGGTCTTCGACAAATCGCTGGAAAGGTACACTCTCTCACTCGAATCCTTTCCGAATCCCTCTCTTCCCTCGGCTTCACAACCGTCAACAAGACTTACTTCGACACTCTCACTATTGATGTTTCCACTGCCGGCCTCACAGCTGCTCAAGTTCACGAAGAATCGGTCAAGGCTGCTATCAACTTCCGATCAATTGACGAGAAGACAATCGGTATTACTCTTGACGAAAGTGTTGGTCCTCTCGACTTGACCGACATTGTTAATGTCTTTTACCGAGCTAAGGGTGAACACACCATTGATCCTGAAAACCTCGAACAACTCGCTCAAAAACTTGAATTAACTTCCGAATCAGTCAATTCACCAATCGCTAATCTCGCTCGATCAAGTAAATTCCTCACTCAACCCGTCTTCAACAAACATCATTCCGAAACTCACATGCTTCGATACATGATGCATCTCCAAGAAAAAGATTATTCATTGGTACACGGTATGATCCCCTTAGGGTCATGTACTATGAAATTGAATTCTACTTCCTCAATGGTACCTTTATCATGGAAAGAGTTTGGTGGTATTCATCCTTTTGCTCCTagagatcaagtcaaaggATATGAAATCCTCATtaaagaattagaagatgatttgtCCCTTGTCACTGGATATGACGCTACTTCAGTTCAACCAAATTCAGGTGCATCAGGTGAATACGCAGGATTAAAAGTTATTCAAGCATATCATGAGTCAAAGGGTGAAGGTCATCGAGATATATGTCTCATCCCACTTTCCGCTCATGGTACAAatccagcttcagcagcaATGGTTGGATACAAAGTAGTACCTATCAAAGCACTCAACGATGGTTCACTCGATTTGGttgatttgaaagaaaaagctgaGAAGCATAAAGACAATCTTGCTTCCTTCATGGTTACTTATCCATCCACTTTTGGTGTATTTGAAGAGGGTATCGAAGAAGCTTGTCAAATCGTACATGACAACGGTGGTCAAGTTTACgtcgatg GTGCAAACTGTAACTCTCTTGTTGGTTTGACTTCTTTGGGTCGAGTTGGCGGTGATGTCAGTCATACCAACCTCCACAAA ACCTTCTCGATTCCCcatggtggtggtggacccGGTGTTGGACCGATCTCATGTAAATCTCATCTCGCGCCATTCCTTCCTACCCATCCTCTTATCGCTACCGGTGGATCCACACCTATCCCAGCTGTATCAGCCGCACCATTCGGTTCAGCAAGTATCAACACTATCTCATGGGCGTACATCAAAATgttaggtggtgaaggttTAACCGAAGTATCCAAAATCGCTTTATTAAACGCAAACTACATCGCAGAGAGATTAAGACCTTATTACAATGTACGATACTCTAACAAGAACGGTAGAGTAGCACATGAATGTTTAGTTGATTTGGCAGAATTCGAAAAATCTGCTGGATTGAAAGTACCCGATTTCTCTAAAAGACTACAAGATTATTCGTTCCATCCTCCAACTGCGCAATGGCCAACTTCAACTTGTTGGTTAATTGAGCCCACTGAAAGTGAATCTAAACAAGAACTTGATAG ATTCATCGACGCCCTGATCTCAATTCGAAAGGAAGTAGATGAGATCGTATCTGGCGATCAACCGAAAGACAATAACGTATTCAAGAACGCCCCTCATCCTCTAAGTCTTTTGACTGAAGATAAGTGGGATAGACCATATTCAAGAGAAAAGGCTGTTTTCCCTGTATCTTCTTTGAGGAGAAACAAGTTCTGGCCTACTGTAGGAAGAgtcgatgatg CCGCTGGTGATCTTAACCTCATCTGCGAATGTGGTTCAGTAGAAGAATACGCTTAG